Below is a window of Camelina sativa cultivar DH55 chromosome 11, Cs, whole genome shotgun sequence DNA.
acataatgttttatccaaaaaaacttttaaaaagaatcatataaatatattttattctaaaattataatataaataaaaggaatttcaacccgtgctctagcacaggtcataatctagtatttcctttataataaaacggaagtacgcaatattgttttgtagactatataattttaataagttggttacaaatatgttatacattaatgatagattaattggttacaaataggttataccgaaaatctcaaagagaatattctaaaaaatcatatcatctagcttaccatattaatttttttattaaattattcatcaaattaaatcttttgatatctaacttaacatattaatttgttaattatcattatactttacctctcatttttatatatgaatctattttgtgaaacaaataaattatcatattatttattataattaaaaaatattttattttcggatatacaataagtttaatttttaaaaacaaatataaattgttcgatctataaaatattcaagctttagtaatattattctttagaaataatttCTATTGAATATTTAAcgaatcaaaatttgaatatttaaattcaaatttacaaatttatgtcttataatgacatttaagtcatgatgtagaatatacattgttgaaataacttcacatgtataacctaatacaaaatatacaaattttattttaaaatatacaaaatatacaaaattttgtataaaataaaatttaaccagtgttatagcacgagtACTTATTTAGaattattaacaatataaaacttacaaaataattattttttaagtcattatatttaatatataattttattgcatactgttttatcaaaaaaaaattttaatcgtataaatatattttattcaaatcataatcgTGATCGAATATTTAACACGCTCTTTCTAGAATGAAATAAATCTTTGTTGTGTAATGTGTACAACACATGTATTGACTTATTGATCTCTTTCATTTAATGAGGACGAAAAAAAGTGCAATTATTTAAACCCACTTTTTCATTACCATATCTATTTATCACATGATTCACGTCTTTTCAAAGTTCACTAGAAATAAAGGTTTTATCCATAGcactctattttattttgtatgataTAATAACATTTAACAAAACATAACTACATAAAGTATATTGCAAGAAATGATTATTTGGAACATTAAGCAAGATGATTAAGAATTCGAATAGCTTTGCTTCAAGAGAAGCTGCAGTGTCTTTAGCAATGTCGTGGAAAAAGTCTGACTCAAACGGAGAGTTCAGTCTTGGAGATCAAGACACCATCACTATCAGCATAAAGCCACTCTCCATCTCTAATCAAAGTTCCTCCAATATGAACCGGCACATTCTTCTCACCATGACCTTTCTTAGTAGACTTCAATGGGTTAGATCCCAAGGCCCTAACCCCAACATCGCAATCATTGATCTCGTCCACATCTCTAACGCATCCATTCACAACAATTCCCGCCCACCCGTTGTTCTGAGCTAACTGTCCGAGGTTTCCTCCAACAAGCGCACATCTCATGCTTCCACCACCGTCTATAACTAAGACTCCGCCTTCTCCTTTTGTTTCTAGTTGGTTTCTGACGAGGACATTGTCTTCAAAGACCTTGAGAGTCACGATTGGTCCTGAGAAGCATCTTCTTTGGCCATACATCTTGAAGATTGGGTGGAGAGCGCGTAGGTCTCCGTTTGATATTAGTTCTGCGTTGCTGTCACACGCTTCTGCAGTTGCAAATGCAGCCATGGGAGAATGTGTTTTGTGAGTTCTGCATTTGGAATCACAAGACGGATTAGAGCAGGGAACTGAGAGAAACTGATGAAAATagcaaaacaaactaaacataGACAAGTGTTCTCATGCTCATTTGGAATTTCTCCATCAACATGAACAATTTGGGGGATTCAAGATGCCAACAAGGTATCATTTTTGTTACTGACTCTAAACAAATGCACTTGAAAGCTGATGACAAGATTTAACCAGAAAATACACACAGACACGAATATAAAAGTTCAAGAAAAAATGAGCCAAAACATCAAAAGACAAAACGAGAATAAAAAGGCAAGCATATgatttatcaacaaaaacatgTGCAACTCTTTGCATAAAAACTGTGTTGTTAAAGCCAGACTTGGAAGAGGCTGGGATTTGAATCAAATCTCTCAGGCTCAAGAAAGCAGAGCAACTCAGATTATAAACAACAACTTATGAAATGTAATCCCCTAAAAAATACCCAGCAGTTGACTGAATTGATGACTGTTTGCTTGACTCTTAAGTTTGATATTTAACTAAGGACACAAGCTTTGTGTGTTATCTACCATAGTTGAGCCAGATGCTATAAACAACCTTTAAGATACTCCTTTCCCGGACTAGATACCAAAcgttaaacatatatatgtacacacaTACGTACCTTTTACTTaaccaagaaaacaatgaaatatCGAAAAAACAAACCCATTTGTCTAATAAACCAAAGCTATATGAACCTAATAGTACTGaattgtttctatttttgtccAAAACACAATAATTCCAAGTTAACTTATACGGCGGAAACACACtagacaaacaacaacaaaacccaaAGGAGACCCTTCTAACCCTAAGAAGCAAAACATAATCTAAACCGATCTCAAACATCGATATCAACATAACTGGTATggatttcaacaaaatcaaatctttttcacAAGAGGAAGCAGAAGATTTAccaaaagagatagagagattagAGATCCAAAGCTTTCGGCTTTCGGCTTTCGGCTTTCTGCAAAATTCTCAACGACGATATGTACATGTATGTGTATATACAATCGACCCAAGTGAACGGGTGAggtcagcttcttcttcgtgtcAGCCTATCCATTTACTGAAAAACAATTCTCATAGAAGCTTGTGCCATTAGAACCACTTGGTTCTCTTCTATCGTCGGTGCGGGTTTTTTCAATCCGACCCGCTTTTCTCGGATCCAGTCattgacttttttctttttctttttctttttgcgaCTTATTTGGTTCGCTCATCTGATATTCAAATCAAGTCCGCTGGGTCAATCAATATTCCAAATTAAGCTATAACGGGCCATATGGGCCTTGTGATGTTAGAATTTAAACTCAAGTTTACACATTGGAGAGGAGCTACAGTAGTGATAAGTGATAACTGTGTTCAATCTTGGTTTGCGTTTGGATTCGGTTCGATTTTTCGGTTTCTTAAAATTTCCGGTTTATGAATACTAATACGAATATTCAAACTATTATATTAGTCCTTATTAGTAGATTCTAAtcgtatttttcattttattttctaaagacCCCCTTTTTTCCTCCtcaaaaaaatcagattaaatAGAttctttacaaattttaaaactaaattaaagtTTTCTATTTACAACTCTCTTAACATAAACTAGAATCCACATGCTGTAAGTTGATGATTTAGAGGACAACAAACTCATACAACTTTCTTTTTCTATCATTTAATTTGCAAATGATGATTTGGTacgatttctattttttgtttggattcaaatttggattttagtCAAATATGTTATGAATTTAGGAAAATAAGTAGGTTTTAGTTCAGTTTTGGAGATCATACAATGTTTCGGATATAATCCATTTACATCATAACTAAGAGGTACAATGttttaaataacaataataatccatTTAAATCATACTATTAAggtatagttttgtttttgaatttaatatctCAAAATCGGTTTGGTTTGGACCGGACCTGTTTGAGTTTTGAACACCTAAACAAAAACTGACAAGACATCAGAGCCGTCGATCCACTGTCCTTTCAAAGTTCGTTTTGCGGGTCCCACGTTgtcaaaatatacaaaaatatcttacagaagaaaaagagagaaaaaataaaaaatagagggAAAGAGGTATACCACGCCACAACCGTGCTTTGTCTGTCACATGAGTGGTGTTTTTTCGTAAGGAGGTCACAGCTCCGTAACGGGATAATTTGCGGCTCTTAAAAggacaaacaacaaaaaaaaaaaaattaaagttaaaaaaaaaaaaaagggaaattaaaAGAGGCTTGGTCAATGTCTCTTTTTTGACCGggttttttggaataaaaactgCCTCGTCCTCAATTTCcaatttaatattcaatttaaGGTTATAATTAAAGTCATTTCACCaccattttattaaattagaaacTTCCTTTATTATCTAAATTCCCCTAACGCACGTTAgtcatttgttttcttcctctttactTCATATATCTACAAAAATATGATCTTATATTAAGGGAACGTTAAACTTGAcaacaagattaaaaaaaaaaaaaaaaacagataccAACGTTtttaacgtatatatatatatatatctccttattttgtaaaagtatatTTGTCTGGTTAGCTCTGAACTTGTTCTGATcgtttaatgattttttttcgtGTTTCATGGATCAGTTACAAGTTACTAAAGAGTTATGTCAGATTTTGAATATCTTGAAGTTAGCAATGGGTTTGTAAACGGATCTCCTTATTTTGCAATTTTAGGTTCATATACGTTTCATCTCAAAAACCACATGCATGTATGATGAGAAGTTGAGACTTGAGAACATGTCTATATTTCAAAATGTTATTGTTTTACGTCTTGTCGATTGAAGTCGAAAGATTTGGTTGCCATATAGATCTATATTGCGTcttttagtttcatatttttagtTTGAACTTCGAGTGTTCCACTAAACTATTATGATTTTGGTACGTAAATTAAAAAGGACAAATATTATTCCCAAGATGAGTACAActagttaaatatataaatagctCATAGAAAATGATTTTAAGATGGTCATTGTTGTCACATgacttaaaaagttaaaaatgattAACAGTTACAAaacacacttttttgtttttgataaaaatacacaaGGTGATGCTAAAACAATGTGAGTAAGAAGATTTACTTTCTttccattattttattatttttgaaattaaaaataataattttattttcaaaaatagtaaaacAATTGATCggaaaattaacatatttattttgaaaatggcGTCGCAACATCATGATTCGAGTATTTTGTTGAAGATAAAACAATGGTAAATTATTCGATTTAAATGGGTAGCTTTATAGTTTGTTAGTACCGTCAAAACATCATTACCTGAATATGTCGTTGacagaaaaaaactaatactaAATATGAACATgcaatttatttgttttgtacgTGTCATCATAACATCATTACCCGAGTATGTCGTTGacgaaaaaaacaattattggaTCATAacgtatttattttattatttagtgtTGTCTTGACATCATTAATCGAATATGTCATTGACGAAAAAAACAATAGTAAATCACTGGATcataatgtataacctattaaTTTTATAAGTGTCGGTATAACATCATTATCCGAATATATCGTTGACGGAAAAATAATACTAAGAGTTTGATTGGTGAACACAAACAAAGTTGTATAAGTATcaatcacaaatcacaaaagcgttactaaaaacttaaaaactttatttttgtttttttgttggtactttttctttcagtttttaCACTATTCTGTAACAACTTACAGTTTTGGGTACGTTACCAATCAGATCTTAAATCATTGGATCAACACATATAGccttataattttattattatcgaTGTAACATCATTACCCGAAtatgttgttgacaaaataaaataaaataaattaacacatATAACCTAATAATttcattattgttgttgtaacaTCATTACCCGAATATGTCgttaacgaaaaaaataaaaattagatcaTTATATCAAAACGTATAgcctaataattttattattatcgaTGTAACATCATTACTCGATATgtcgttgacaaaaaaaatcaacacgTATAACCtaataatttcattattattgttGTAACATTATTACTCGAATATGTTgttaacgaaaaaaataaatattagatcATTAGATCAAAATGTATagtctaataattttataattatcgATGTAACATCTTTACCCGAATATGTCGttgacaaaattatataaaataaatcaacacATATAACCTAATAATttcattattgttgttgtaatatCATACCCGAATATGTCGTTAacgaagaaaataaatattagatcATTAGATCAAAACATATAgcctaataattttattaatatcgatgtaatatcattaatatatcattgacaaaaaaataatagtaaatcaATATGTATAGCTTAATAATttcattattgttgttgtaacaTCATTACCCAAATATGTCGTTAAGGAAGAAAATGATAGTAGATTATTAGATCAAAATGTATAGcctaataattttattagtgTCGTTGTTACATCATTACGGGATATATCACTTACgagaaaaataatagtaaatcaTTTGATCCAAAAGTATAgcgtaatatttttattaatgtcGCTGCAaacattattatttgaattcattgttgacaaaaaaattaatcataactacaaaattatttttaaatatcataatatatacaataatgaaaatcatattaatatgttttgattttaaaaatttggaattgttaaatataattatttatttttccaaaatacctGTATtagtttcaaaaacaaaaacaaaaaaaaatctctcaaagGTGACaatattttgacaaaattcCTCCTTTTAACTGATTTTTCCTAGCATAGTTAATACACACATAGACTATAAATAGCTTACAGATTAGATTTTCTGTTCCACAAATTTCTAACTAATGTGTGACCCccttatagtaaaaaaaaaaaaaaaaaaaaacaacctgCTTTATCTGTAACTCTTATTTTCTTCTACTCAAAAaggataattaaatatattttcttcttttcaaccAGTTATTGGAATTTCACATAAATCAAAGCAATAATACAAGATTACTACTAAAACACtgatattcattttttcttctaaatccGGCATGTAGCAGAACAATAATAACATTTTGCCAAAAATTTcccgttttaaaaaaattaattttattccTATTAATAACCAATCCGCAAAAAATGAAATTGGAAGAGAAATTAATGTGAAAAGTTGGCAGATTGTAATTCGTTAAAGCTCACCTGTGTTACACCTCACGGTAGTCCCCTTACTTACCCACCGTCGATCTTATTCTCTGAAGTTTTAGTATTACACGTGGCGCTATGTAATAGGTTAGTTCAATAGTGAGAAAAAACGCTTCGTGTATAATCttccccatcatcatcatcatcatctccttcaccattcCTCCTCCCTCTGcgtaaaacttttttattcctcctcttcttcttcttcttccttagttACAAATCGATCATAATGGTCTCATAAtcctctctttgtctctctctctctctatcttttttttttgtgtttctcacTTTCGAAGATTCCTCTTCTCGcccacaaaccaaaaaatctttttttttttttttgttatagtagAATTCAATTCGAAGCATAACATACGGGAAGAAAATGTTGGAACTTTGTTTCTCGTTTCGATTGTGAGAAAAAAggagaataaaattatatctttcCTCGTTTaggtgagaaagagagagaagttgttaaagtttgtatttttattttttttctgggttttttttctcGTGAgacccagaagaagaagaacagagagaggaagaagaaggagacggTGAGAAGAGgacactctctttctctctctcccggTTGTGAAaaaagctctcttttttttttttggtttcttcatcaGTGTTAAATTGGGATCCGGGTCGGGTGGGTTTTCGGTTTTGGTGGTCGGATCAGAGAGCACACAGTTGGATGTTAGCGGCGGAACTGAAGGTTTCCGTTTGCGGCTGCGGCGGCTGTGACGGTGTTTCTGGGTCGTGTTTTTCAATCAATCAGGTAATTAGTCACAATCGATTAAAATGTTTCATCTTTAACTTAATTTCTGGATTTTGAACAAACCATGATTTGTTTAATCACACatctttagtgttttttttttgtttttgcttacaGTCTGGTTTAAGCTATAAtcatacgttttttttttgggtttgcttctcttttataCTCATACATGGCTCgatgatcattttttttgtttctactaaTGATTCATCTCCAAAATTCTCGAAGCTAATTCGTTAGAATCTAAAATCCGAAGTTTCGTTTTTGTGAGATTCCATGAAAGTGGCTTAAcgtgtgaaaaagaaaaaaagttcttcattttctcatatatattttttttttttttttttttccccNactctgtaaaaaaaaaaactttggtgtCTACTAGACCCCAAGGCTACTTATGCATGTGTTTTTTAAGCTCACTGGTTCACTTACAATTGTTCCAAATCATCTTTGTTTTACTTAGCTTGGTTATTATTGTATAATACAAGAAGTTTTTGTCTTCTCATGTCTTCAATGTTTGATTGTGAtgtttttgtgattatttttttaatcttgttttcaGGTGTTTCATCAAAGTTTGATCAGAGACTCAGTCACGTTCTTGGATCCTAAATGGCTGgttttgatgaaaatgttgCTGTAATGGGAGAATGGGTGCCTCGTAGTCCTAGTCCCGGGACGCTTTTCTCCTCGTTGATTGGAGAAGGGAATAGTTCGAAACCTGTTCTTGAAAGAGAGTTATCTTTGAACCATGGGCAAGTTATGGCTGTAGAAGAAGACACTACTACTGGTAATCATAACAATGATTCTTCACTAACCAATGTTTCTCGAGGTGGTCTCTGCGAAAGAATTGCTGCTAGAGCTGGTTTTAATGCTCCGAGGTTAAACACCGAGAGTATCCGCTCTAACACAAACTTCTCTATCGACTCTGGTCGTCGGTCTCCTTGCTTAACCATCTCTTCTCCTGGCCTTAGCCCTGCAACACTCTTAGAATCTCCAGTTTTCCTTACTAACCCAATGGTAAGCTACAAGTTGTTTGCATTCACTCCATGTTATTATTATGGATCGTTTTTTTCTGAAATCTCTGTGACATTGCAGGCACAACCGTCTCCAACTACTGGGAAGTTTCCATTTCTTCCTGGTTTTAGTAGTAATGCATTGTCTTCTGATAATGCGAAAGATGAGTTCTTTGACGACATTGGAGCATCATTCACCTTCCAGTCTGTTTCAAgatcatcttcctctttctttcaAGGCACAACAGAGATGATGTCAGTTGATTATGGTAACTACATCAACAGATCTTCTCATCAGCCCGCAGAAGAAGATGTAAAACCGGGTTCTCTAAACATAGAAAGCTCTAATCTTTACGGGATTCAAACTGATCCAAGTAACCAGAACAAGGCATCTGATGCTACAACAAACACTGGTCTTGATACCGTTGAtcatcaagaggaagaagaagatcaaaggcGTGGTGGTGATTCGATGGTTGGTGGTGCGCCAGCAGAGGATGGATATAACTGGAGGAAATACGGACAAAAGCTAGTTAAAGGAAGTGAGTATCCACGAAGCTATTACAAGTGCACAAACCCCAACTGtcaggtgaagaagaaagttgaGAGATCAAGGGAAGGTCACATTACAGAGATTATATACAAAGGAGCTCATAATCACTCTAAACCTCTACCTAATCGCCGCTCAGGGATGCAAACAGATGGAACTGAACAAGTTGAACAACAACAgcatcagcagcaacaacaacaacagagagaTTCCACTCCAACGTGGGTTAGTTGTAATAATACTCAACAACAAGGTGGAAGCAACGTGAACAATGTGGAAGAGGGAACAACAGGATTCGAATACGGAAACCAATCTGGATCGATTCAAGCACAAACTGGAGGTCATTACGAGTCAGGTGATGCTGTAGTTGTGGTTGATACTTCATCAACATTCTCTAacgatgaggatgaagatgatagaGGGACACATGGAAGTGTCTCTTTGGGTTgtgatggaggaggaggtaGAGGTggggaaggagaaggagaagaatctgAGTCGAAAAGAAGGTTCCTTTTTTTAACCATCATATTGTTTGCACAACAATATGtgtgactgttttttttttgactcaaAAAACGTATTGGTTTTTCAGGAAACTAGAAGCTTATGCAGCAGAGATGAGTGGAGCAACAAGAGCCATACGTGAGCCAAGAGTTGTTGTGCAAACAACGAGTGACGTTGACATTCTTGATGATGGTTATCGCTGGCGAAAATATGGTCAGAAAGTTGTCAAAGGCAATCCAAATCCCAGGTTCTTTACAAACCCTCtcctctgttttggtttggttctgtttaatatatgttcattacaATGATAAAACCGATTCGTTCTCATAATGTTTTTATGCAGGAGTTATTACAAATGCACAGCTCCAGGATGTACAGTGAGGAAACATGTAGAGAGAGCTTCTCATGATCTCAAATCCGTTATAACTACTTACGAAGGCAAACACAACCACGACGTCCCAGCCGCACGCAACAGCAGCCACGGAGGCGGTGGCACCAGTAACGGTAGC
It encodes the following:
- the LOC104726176 gene encoding putative 4-hydroxy-4-methyl-2-oxoglutarate aldolase 3, with translation MAAFATAEACDSNAELISNGDLRALHPIFKMYGQRRCFSGPIVTLKVFEDNVLVRNQLETKGEGGVLVIDGGGSMRCALVGGNLGQLAQNNGWAGIVVNGCVRDVDEINDCDVGVRALGSNPLKSTKKGHGEKNVPVHIGGTLIRDGEWLYADSDGVLISKTELSV
- the LOC104726177 gene encoding probable WRKY transcription factor 2, whose amino-acid sequence is MAGFDENVAVMGEWVPRSPSPGTLFSSLIGEGNSSKPVLERELSLNHGQVMAVEEDTTTGNHNNDSSLTNVSRGGLCERIAARAGFNAPRLNTESIRSNTNFSIDSGRRSPCLTISSPGLSPATLLESPVFLTNPMAQPSPTTGKFPFLPGFSSNALSSDNAKDEFFDDIGASFTFQSVSRSSSSFFQGTTEMMSVDYGNYINRSSHQPAEEDVKPGSLNIESSNLYGIQTDPSNQNKASDATTNTGLDTVDHQEEEEDQRRGGDSMVGGAPAEDGYNWRKYGQKLVKGSEYPRSYYKCTNPNCQVKKKVERSREGHITEIIYKGAHNHSKPLPNRRSGMQTDGTEQVEQQQHQQQQQQQRDSTPTWVSCNNTQQQGGSNVNNVEEGTTGFEYGNQSGSIQAQTGGHYESGDAVVVVDTSSTFSNDEDEDDRGTHGSVSLGCDGGGGRGGEGEGEESESKRRKLEAYAAEMSGATRAIREPRVVVQTTSDVDILDDGYRWRKYGQKVVKGNPNPRSYYKCTAPGCTVRKHVERASHDLKSVITTYEGKHNHDVPAARNSSHGGGGTSNGSSGGLAAQSHHYHNGHHHSEQPRGRFERQVTATNQSPYGRGPFSFQPHLGPPSGYAFGLGQTGLANLSIPGLAFGQGKMPGLPHPYMTQPSVGNISEAMMQRGGMEPKAEPVSDSGQSVYNQIMSRLPQI